In Halorubrum sp. PV6, a single window of DNA contains:
- a CDS encoding extracellular solute-binding protein, with product MGVAGCMGGGDGGSQAIQMSMDGEWADAQEPVVQALYDAGLSEDIDVEFLPGDFETGARQTDFTSALDAGRSSPDIFMMDSGWTIPFIVREQLVNLSEELSSDTLDYVQSDYLSAAVSTASHPQTGDLYGLPVFPDYPVMHYRKDLVEDAGYDTSNWSTEPMTWTEFAEVAADVVEQSDVDYGFTTQGADYEGTSCCTFNEMMTSMGGAYFGDHENLFGPVGDRPITVDEEPLYETIRMMRSFMYGPDAENANPDIPQISNSDLVEFTEEPSREPFTSGNAAFMRNWPYAININLDEGFTAGEDYDVMPMPYGVEEGEGNYAGTGGTSHALGGWHLTVNPNSQRLGDAISVLEAFANESVMLTVFEELGNLPPVASVTQSATEDQVGDLANFLDTFAVAADNTVPRPVTTAWPDESPLISGQISDAYRGEKSPEDAMADLESELADIENEGQ from the coding sequence ATGGGCGTCGCCGGCTGTATGGGCGGCGGCGACGGAGGCAGCCAGGCCATCCAGATGTCGATGGACGGCGAGTGGGCCGACGCGCAGGAGCCGGTCGTCCAAGCGCTGTACGACGCCGGGCTCAGCGAGGACATCGACGTCGAGTTCCTTCCGGGCGACTTCGAGACGGGCGCGCGGCAGACGGACTTCACGTCGGCGCTGGACGCCGGGCGGTCGAGCCCCGACATCTTCATGATGGACTCCGGGTGGACGATTCCGTTCATCGTCCGCGAACAGCTGGTGAACCTCAGCGAAGAGCTGTCCTCTGACACGTTAGACTACGTCCAGAGCGACTACCTCTCCGCGGCGGTCAGCACCGCGAGTCACCCCCAGACGGGCGACCTGTACGGCCTCCCGGTGTTCCCCGACTACCCGGTGATGCACTACCGAAAGGACCTCGTCGAGGACGCCGGCTACGACACCTCCAACTGGAGCACGGAGCCGATGACCTGGACCGAGTTCGCCGAGGTGGCCGCCGACGTCGTCGAACAGAGCGACGTGGACTACGGGTTCACCACGCAGGGCGCCGACTACGAGGGCACCTCCTGTTGTACGTTCAACGAGATGATGACCTCGATGGGCGGCGCGTACTTCGGCGACCACGAGAACCTGTTCGGGCCGGTCGGCGACCGGCCGATCACGGTCGACGAGGAGCCCCTCTACGAGACCATCAGGATGATGCGCTCGTTCATGTACGGGCCGGACGCCGAGAACGCCAACCCGGACATCCCGCAGATCAGCAACAGCGACCTCGTGGAGTTCACCGAAGAGCCCTCGCGCGAGCCGTTCACGAGCGGCAACGCGGCGTTCATGCGCAACTGGCCGTACGCCATCAACATCAACCTCGACGAGGGGTTCACCGCGGGCGAGGACTACGACGTGATGCCGATGCCGTACGGCGTCGAGGAGGGCGAAGGGAACTACGCGGGAACCGGCGGAACGAGCCACGCGCTCGGCGGATGGCACCTCACGGTCAACCCGAACAGCCAGCGCCTCGGCGACGCCATCTCGGTGCTGGAGGCGTTCGCCAACGAGTCCGTGATGCTGACCGTGTTCGAGGAGCTCGGGAACCTCCCGCCGGTCGCCTCGGTCACGCAGTCGGCCACGGAGGACCAGGTGGGCGACCTGGCGAACTTCCTCGACACGTTCGCCGTCGCCGCCGACAACACGGTCCCGCGGCCGGTGACGACGGCGTGGCCCGACGAGTCGCCGCTCATCTCGGGCCAGATCAGCGACGCCTACCGCGGCGAGAAGTCGCCCGAGGACGCCATGGCGGACCTCGAATCGGAGCTCGCCGACATCGAGAACGAAGGTCAATAA
- a CDS encoding carbohydrate ABC transporter permease, translating to MRPLNWLETQSEATFAYVLLAPAFLLLAVIAFYPLLRTFSFSLLADQTAAPTPFGEFIGFDNYAALLTGEALLPQQFFDPSFATPILQQALFVTLAFAILSVLFETLIGFGQAIVLDQEFYGRRWVRVAIIIPYAIPIVIQAMIFYLMFNPTVGFAAEFMQGIGVFGNNPLTNATDSFIIVLVADIWKTSAFMALLILAGLQSIDRGLYDVARVSGASPWQQFKYITLPLIAPALLVAMLFRTMDAMRIYGLIDATAGCQTVPSMSCLVITALQNTRRWATASAVAFLTAVVIGVLVLLYLVSLRDTEAGVT from the coding sequence ATGCGACCGCTGAACTGGCTCGAAACCCAGAGCGAGGCGACGTTCGCCTACGTCCTGTTAGCGCCGGCGTTCCTGCTCTTGGCCGTCATCGCCTTTTACCCGCTGTTGCGGACGTTCTCGTTCTCGCTGCTGGCCGATCAGACGGCCGCGCCGACGCCGTTCGGCGAGTTCATCGGGTTCGACAACTACGCCGCGCTGCTGACGGGCGAGGCGCTGTTGCCACAGCAGTTCTTCGACCCGTCGTTCGCGACGCCGATACTGCAGCAGGCGCTCTTCGTGACGCTCGCGTTCGCGATCCTCAGCGTGCTGTTCGAGACGCTGATCGGCTTCGGACAGGCGATCGTTCTCGATCAGGAGTTCTACGGTCGACGCTGGGTTCGCGTCGCGATCATCATCCCGTACGCCATTCCCATCGTCATCCAGGCGATGATCTTCTACCTCATGTTCAACCCGACCGTCGGTTTCGCGGCGGAGTTCATGCAGGGGATCGGCGTCTTCGGGAACAACCCGCTGACGAACGCCACCGACTCGTTTATCATCGTGTTGGTGGCCGACATCTGGAAGACGTCGGCGTTCATGGCGCTGCTCATTCTCGCCGGGCTCCAGAGCATCGACCGCGGGCTCTACGACGTCGCCCGCGTCTCCGGCGCCTCGCCGTGGCAGCAGTTCAAGTACATCACGCTCCCGCTCATCGCGCCGGCGCTGCTCGTGGCGATGCTGTTCCGGACGATGGACGCGATGCGAATCTACGGGCTCATCGACGCGACGGCGGGCTGTCAGACGGTGCCGTCGATGAGCTGTCTGGTCATCACCGCGTTACAGAACACGCGACGCTGGGCGACCGCGTCGGCGGTCGCGTTCCTGACGGCCGTCGTCATCGGCGTCTTGGTTCTGTTGTACCTGGTTAGCCTGCGCGACACGGAGGCTGGTGTCACATGA
- a CDS encoding carbohydrate ABC transporter permease, translating to MSEQDRTDLAAMEKEEEPDLDRGMIEAWAAKMISNPERAYRATFYVATIFFLVTTLFPFYWLLMVALTPRSDLSSVGVLTPGGFNPGAFIEIFTRLPFHRYIFNSFLIAVVATVIVLFVASLAGYVFGRLRFRAKNVLLLSVLVTSFFPPAAFFVPLNRLFNQNIDILRPLMQDGSLYNTPYAIFIPLSALYLPLSIFILMTFYSQIPDGLEDAARVEGTTRLGALFRIIVPLSAPGVATAGVLTFITVYNEYFFSSLMTDGRPGSWAPMLEGILRFQGEFEVLFNLMAAASIVAVLPVAILVIVAQEKIVSGLTAGAVKE from the coding sequence ATGAGCGAGCAAGACCGAACCGACCTGGCGGCGATGGAGAAGGAGGAAGAGCCCGACCTCGACCGCGGCATGATCGAGGCGTGGGCCGCGAAGATGATCTCGAACCCCGAGCGCGCCTACCGGGCGACGTTTTACGTGGCGACGATATTCTTCCTCGTCACCACGCTGTTCCCGTTCTACTGGCTGCTGATGGTGGCGCTGACGCCGCGGAGCGACCTCAGCAGCGTCGGCGTTCTCACGCCCGGCGGGTTCAATCCGGGCGCGTTCATCGAGATATTCACCCGGTTGCCGTTCCACCGGTACATCTTCAACAGCTTCCTGATCGCGGTCGTCGCGACCGTCATCGTGCTGTTCGTCGCGAGCCTCGCCGGGTACGTCTTCGGACGGCTCCGGTTCCGCGCGAAGAACGTGCTGTTGCTCAGCGTGCTCGTCACCTCGTTTTTCCCGCCCGCGGCCTTCTTCGTGCCGCTGAACCGACTGTTCAATCAGAACATCGACATCCTACGGCCGCTGATGCAGGACGGATCGCTGTACAACACGCCGTACGCGATCTTCATTCCGCTCTCGGCGCTGTACCTGCCGCTGTCGATCTTCATCCTGATGACGTTCTACTCGCAGATCCCGGACGGCCTCGAAGACGCCGCTCGGGTCGAGGGAACGACGCGTCTCGGCGCGCTGTTCCGGATCATCGTGCCGCTCTCGGCGCCGGGCGTGGCGACCGCCGGCGTGTTGACGTTCATCACCGTCTACAACGAGTACTTCTTCTCCTCGTTGATGACCGACGGGCGGCCGGGGAGCTGGGCCCCGATGTTGGAGGGGATCTTACGCTTCCAAGGCGAGTTCGAGGTGCTGTTCAACCTCATGGCGGCGGCCAGTATCGTCGCGGTGCTGCCGGTCGCGATACTCGTCATCGTCGCACAGGAGAAGATCGTCAGCGGACTGACCGCGGGGGCGGTCAAAGAGTAA
- a CDS encoding ABC transporter ATP-binding protein, with the protein MASVTLQDITKQYEDVTAVNDMNLEIRDGEFITFVGPSGCGKSTTMETIAGLTLPTEGAINIGDRDVTDLPPKDRGISMVFQNIALFPHMDVYENISFGLRLRKYDQEEIDRRVEEAADVVQLEGMMDRMPKEMSGGQRQRVAIARAIVREPDVFLMDEPLANLDAELRVHMRTQLQRLHRELDTTIIYVTHDQAQAMTMSDRIAVINGGVLQQVAPPLECYNEPANLFVAGFIGSPAMNFIEGEVIDGGFDSEYAQVDFDPANHGVSPGQDITVGIRPEDVFLEEDARKAASPTKAFDAVVDVIEPMGKEVNAYLLFDRDVEASAEGRGEGQLLINLAPDTDIAEGDDIRIVMDRENVHLFDRASGDAVTHSLE; encoded by the coding sequence ATGGCATCCGTAACACTGCAAGATATCACGAAACAGTACGAGGACGTAACAGCCGTCAACGACATGAACCTCGAGATCCGCGACGGTGAGTTCATCACCTTCGTCGGACCGTCGGGGTGCGGGAAGTCGACGACGATGGAGACCATCGCCGGCCTCACGCTGCCGACCGAGGGAGCGATCAACATCGGCGACCGGGACGTCACCGACTTGCCGCCGAAAGACCGGGGCATCTCGATGGTGTTCCAGAACATCGCGCTGTTCCCGCACATGGACGTGTACGAGAACATCTCCTTCGGGCTCCGGCTCCGGAAGTACGACCAGGAGGAGATCGACCGGCGCGTCGAGGAGGCGGCCGACGTCGTGCAGTTGGAGGGGATGATGGACCGGATGCCGAAGGAGATGTCCGGCGGGCAGCGGCAGCGCGTCGCCATCGCCCGCGCCATCGTCCGGGAGCCGGACGTGTTCCTGATGGACGAGCCGCTGGCGAACCTCGACGCGGAGCTGCGGGTCCACATGCGCACCCAGCTCCAGCGGCTCCACCGCGAACTCGACACGACGATCATCTACGTCACGCACGACCAGGCGCAGGCGATGACGATGTCCGACCGCATCGCCGTGATCAACGGCGGCGTCCTCCAGCAGGTGGCGCCGCCCCTGGAGTGCTACAACGAGCCGGCGAACCTGTTCGTCGCCGGCTTCATCGGGTCGCCCGCGATGAACTTCATCGAGGGCGAGGTCATCGACGGCGGCTTCGACTCGGAGTACGCGCAGGTCGACTTCGACCCGGCGAACCACGGGGTGTCGCCGGGACAAGACATCACGGTCGGCATCCGGCCCGAAGACGTGTTCTTAGAGGAGGACGCCCGGAAGGCGGCCTCCCCGACGAAGGCGTTCGACGCCGTGGTGGACGTCATCGAGCCGATGGGGAAGGAGGTCAACGCCTACCTCCTGTTCGACCGCGACGTCGAGGCGAGCGCCGAGGGGCGCGGCGAGGGCCAGCTGCTCATCAACCTCGCGCCCGACACCGACATCGCGGAGGGTGACGACATCCGGATCGTGATGGATCGCGAGAACGTCCATCTCTTCGACCGGGCGAGCGGCGACGCGGTCACCCACTCGCTGGAGTAG
- a CDS encoding TrmB family transcriptional regulator, with protein sequence MDRAELTETLEDAGLSPYQADAYVTVLELGAAPVTRVADASGVPDPRIYDVLRDLESAGYIETYKQESLYARANDLDEITGDLRTRASRFTAATEEIERRWNEPSVEQSTVSIVTRFETVIKNAAEFIGDAETQVNVSLGIEHFDRLRGALKAATERGVRVNLSLHTPDGDPADLPGPDALAEVCSEARHRRLPSPFVVIVDRTKTCFAPHAGSTNEYGVLVDDRTHSYVFHWYFLTTQWDTWESIYTSRSDDPPIDYIDIRYCVRDVAPLLRDGASVKLRIEGTDTQSGADRVVEGLLSEVIVTGDGAVDAETIASYGGQVGLIVETADGTVEVGGWGAMVEAVEAHQITVEAVD encoded by the coding sequence ATGGACCGGGCCGAACTCACCGAGACGCTGGAGGACGCCGGCCTCTCGCCGTACCAGGCCGACGCCTACGTCACCGTGCTCGAACTCGGCGCGGCGCCGGTGACGCGCGTCGCCGACGCCAGCGGCGTCCCCGACCCGCGGATCTACGACGTGTTACGCGACTTAGAGAGCGCCGGCTACATCGAGACGTACAAACAGGAGTCGCTGTACGCCCGCGCGAACGACCTCGACGAGATCACCGGCGACCTCCGGACGCGCGCGAGCCGGTTCACCGCGGCGACCGAGGAGATAGAGCGGCGCTGGAACGAGCCGTCCGTCGAGCAGTCGACCGTGAGCATCGTGACGCGGTTCGAGACGGTGATCAAAAACGCCGCCGAGTTCATCGGCGACGCCGAGACGCAGGTGAACGTTTCGCTCGGCATCGAGCACTTCGACCGGCTCCGCGGCGCGCTCAAGGCCGCCACCGAGCGCGGCGTCCGCGTCAACCTCTCGCTTCACACGCCCGACGGCGACCCCGCCGACCTCCCCGGTCCCGACGCGCTCGCCGAGGTCTGCTCCGAGGCGCGCCACCGCCGGCTCCCCTCGCCGTTCGTCGTCATCGTCGACCGGACGAAGACCTGCTTCGCGCCGCACGCGGGCTCGACCAACGAGTACGGCGTGCTCGTCGACGACCGCACCCACTCGTACGTGTTCCACTGGTACTTCCTGACGACGCAGTGGGACACGTGGGAGTCGATATACACCTCCCGCAGCGACGACCCGCCGATCGACTACATCGACATTCGGTACTGCGTCCGGGACGTCGCGCCGCTCCTCCGGGACGGGGCGAGCGTCAAACTCCGTATCGAGGGCACCGACACCCAGAGCGGGGCGGACCGCGTCGTCGAGGGGCTCCTCTCCGAGGTCATCGTCACCGGCGACGGCGCGGTCGACGCGGAGACCATCGCCAGCTACGGCGGGCAGGTCGGGCTCATCGTCGAGACCGCCGACGGCACCGTCGAAGTCGGGGGTTGGGGGGCGATGGTTGAGGCGGTCGAGGCCCACCAGATAACGGTCGAAGCGGTCGACTGA
- a CDS encoding glycoside hydrolase family 68 protein, whose amino-acid sequence MHETSGGDGPHRSRWTRGQAASIERRHGNVAPPAGPPTVDPFPELHVWDTWLLRDRHGEIADVDGYRLAFSLTAPADLLPGTRHDVAEIRCFYSADGETWRDAGAVFDGGALGQRQWAGSALYDDGDLYLYYTAAGRDDADELTYTQRIAVAHGGTVAATDEGIELAGPWTHETLLEPDGDWYETEAQSRGMTYTFRDPWFFEDPATGETHLLFEANVPAPEREGDDAETTERRAFNGCIGVAASPSGDPLSWELRPPLLDSLEVNQELERPHVVVADGRYYLFVCSHVHTFAPGVTGPDGLYGFVADAFGGEYRPLNGSGLVATNPPSAPFQAYSWMTFAHDEEVLIQSFLNYHDFAGDSLDAVAELPEAEQRDRFGGTLAPTLRLAVDGDRTRLLGALDAWRVPTPDESLPPADGSELPADFDEGVAEAGTGLAAGYYGEF is encoded by the coding sequence ATGCACGAGACGTCCGGCGGCGACGGCCCCCATCGGTCGCGATGGACCAGGGGCCAAGCCGCGTCCATCGAGCGTCGACACGGAAACGTCGCGCCGCCGGCGGGACCGCCGACGGTCGACCCGTTCCCGGAGTTACACGTCTGGGACACGTGGCTCCTGCGCGACCGGCACGGCGAGATCGCCGACGTGGACGGGTATCGGCTGGCCTTCTCGCTTACCGCGCCCGCGGACCTACTTCCGGGGACGCGCCACGACGTGGCCGAGATCCGGTGTTTCTACTCGGCCGACGGCGAGACCTGGCGCGACGCCGGGGCGGTCTTCGACGGCGGCGCGCTCGGGCAGCGGCAGTGGGCCGGCTCGGCGCTGTACGACGACGGCGATCTCTACCTCTACTACACGGCCGCCGGCCGCGACGACGCCGACGAGTTGACCTACACCCAGCGGATCGCGGTCGCGCACGGCGGCACGGTCGCCGCGACCGACGAGGGGATCGAGCTCGCGGGCCCGTGGACCCACGAGACGCTGCTGGAGCCGGACGGCGACTGGTACGAGACGGAGGCGCAGTCGCGCGGAATGACCTACACGTTCCGCGACCCGTGGTTCTTCGAGGACCCCGCGACCGGCGAGACGCACCTCCTCTTCGAGGCGAACGTCCCGGCGCCGGAACGCGAGGGCGACGACGCCGAGACGACCGAGAGACGGGCGTTCAACGGCTGTATCGGCGTCGCCGCCTCCCCGTCCGGCGACCCGCTGTCGTGGGAACTTCGGCCGCCGCTCCTCGACTCGCTCGAAGTGAACCAGGAGTTAGAGCGGCCGCACGTCGTCGTCGCCGACGGTCGCTACTACCTGTTCGTCTGTAGCCACGTCCACACGTTCGCGCCGGGCGTCACGGGCCCCGACGGGCTGTACGGGTTCGTCGCCGACGCGTTCGGGGGCGAGTACCGGCCGCTCAACGGCTCGGGGCTCGTCGCCACGAACCCGCCGAGCGCGCCGTTCCAGGCGTACTCGTGGATGACGTTCGCCCACGACGAGGAGGTGCTGATACAGAGTTTCCTCAACTACCACGACTTCGCGGGCGACTCGCTCGACGCGGTCGCCGAACTGCCGGAGGCCGAACAGCGGGACCGCTTCGGCGGGACGCTCGCGCCGACCCTCCGGTTGGCGGTCGACGGCGACCGGACTCGGCTGCTCGGAGCGCTCGACGCGTGGCGGGTCCCGACCCCGGACGAGTCGCTCCCGCCGGCTGACGGGTCAGAGCTCCCCGCCGACTTCGACGAGGGCGTCGCCGAGGCGGGGACCGGCCTCGCGGCGGGGTACTACGGCGAGT